One window of the Megalops cyprinoides isolate fMegCyp1 chromosome 2, fMegCyp1.pri, whole genome shotgun sequence genome contains the following:
- the rad54l gene encoding DNA repair and recombination protein RAD54-like, translated as MRRSLAPSQVAKRKPGGDSSEDEDWHPEAVQKRRKSDMECRESYMSPFRKPLTQLTNRPVCLDSSKHEAFIRGILSKPFKVPIPNYTGALGIRTLGLKRAGVRKALHDPFEEGALVLYEPPVVSAHDLIKAEKEKLPVHVVVDPVLGKVLRPHQREGVKFLWDCVTGRRILNSYGCIMADEMGLGKTLQCITLMWTLLRQSPDAKPEIDKAIVVSPSSLVRNWYKEVGKWLGNRIQPLAIDGGSKEEIDRKLEQFMSQRGLRVPSPILIISYETFRLHASVLHKGQVGLVICDEGHRLKNSDNQTYLALNTMSAQRRVLISGTPIQNDLLEYFSLVHFVNAGILGTAQEFKKRFEVPILKGRDADASDRDRQSGEEKLKELIGIVNRCLIRRTSDILSKYLPVKIEQVVCCRLTPLQTELYKRFLRQAKPAMELQQGKISVSSLSSITSLKKLCNHPGLIYDKCVEGEEGFEGALELFPPGYSTKAVEPQLSGKMLVLDYILAMTRSTTNDKVVLVSNYTQTLDLFEKLCRSRKYLYVRLDGTMSIKKRAKIVERFNTPSNPEFIFMLSSKAGGCGLNLIGANRLVMFDPDWNPANDEQAMARVWRDGQQKTCYIYRLLSTGTIEEKILQRQAHKKALSSCVVDEEQDVERHFSLGELKELFSLTEDTTSDTHARFRCQRCVNGRQVRPPPEDSDCTSDLSQWHHCSDKRGLRDAVLQASWDAAVTFVFHQRSHEGQRGMV; from the exons AGAAGAAGCCTTGCCCCAAGCCAGGTTGCTAAACGGAAACCGGGGGGAGATTCGTCCGAAGATGAGGACTGGCATCCGGAGGCA GTTCAAAAGCGACGGAAGAGTGACATGGAATGCAGAGAAAGCTACATGTCCCCCTTCAGGAAGCCCCTGACGCAGCTGACAAACCGACCCGTCTGTCTGGACAGCAGTAAACAT GAAGCCTTCATTCGTGGTATTCTCTCAAAGCCATTCAAGGTTCCAATTCCAAACTACACAG GTGCGTTGGGCATAAGGACGCTGGGTTTAAAGCGTGCTGGGGTTCGTAAGGCATTGCATGACCCCTTTGAAGAAGGCGCTCTGGTGCTTTATGAGCCCCCTGTTGTGAGTGCTCATGACCTTATCAAGGCGGAGAA AGAGAAGCTCCCTGTACATGTTGTTGTGGATCCTGTACTTGGGAAAGTCCTGAGACCCCATCAGAGAGAG GGGGTGAAGTTCCTGTGGGACTGCGTGACAGGCAGGCGTATCCTGAACTCGTACGGCTGTATCATGGCGGACGAGATGGGGTTGGGGAAGACCCTGCAATGCATCACGCTCATGTGGACGCTGCTGCGGCAGAGCCCTGATGCCAAGCCTGAGATCGACAAGGCCATTGTGGTGTCCCCCTCCAGCCTGGTGCGCAACTGGTACAAGGAAGTGGGCAAGTGGCTGGGCAACCGCATCCAGCCCCTCGCCATCGATGGAGGCTCAAAGGAGGAGATCGACAGAAAACTCG AACAGTTCATGTCCCAGCGTGGCCTGAGGGTACCTTCACCCATCCTTATCATTTCCTATGAGACTTTCCGCCTGCATGCCAGTGTCCTGCACAAGGGCCAAGTTGGCCTTGTCATCTGTGATGAG GGCCATCGACTGAAAAACTCTGACAACCAGACATATTTGGCTCTGAATACCATGAGTGCCCAGCGTCGAGTGCTCATCTCTGGGACACCCATTCAGAACGACCTGCTTGAGTATTTCAGCCTGGTGCACTTCGTTAATGCTGGCATCTTGG GGACGGCTCAGGAGTTTAAAAAGCGCTTTGAGGTGCCCATCCTGAAGGGACGAGACGCTGACGCCAGTGACAGGGATCGCCAGAGTGGTGAGGAGAAACTGAAGGAGCTCATCGGCATCGTCAACCG GTGTTTGATCAGGAGGACCTCAGATATTCTCTCCAAGTATCTTCCTGTGAAGATCGAGCAAGTCGTCTGTTGCAG GCTGACACCTCTTCAGACAGAGCTGTACAAGCGGTTCCTGAGACAGGCCAAGCCAGCCatggagctgcagcagggaaAGATCAGCGtgtcctccctttcctccatcACCTCCCTCAAGAAACTGTGCAACC aCCCAGGTCTTATCTATGACAAGTGTGTGGAAGGGGAAGAGGGCTTTGAGGGAGCGCTAGAGCTCTTTCCCCCAGGATACTCCACTAAAGCTGTGGAGCCCCAGCTCTCTG GAAAGATGCTGGTTCTAGACTACATTCTGGCCATGACGAGAAGTACAACCAATGACAAGGTGGTGCTGGTCTCAAACTACACGCAGACCCTTGACCTCTTTGAGAAGTTGTGTCGCTCTCGGAA ATACCTCTATGTTCGACTGGATGGCACGATGTCGATCAAGAAAAGGGCAAAGATTGTGGAGAGATTCAACACCCCCTCT AACCCTGAGTTCATCTTCATGCTGAGCAGCAAGGCCGGAGGATGTGGCTTGAATCTGATTGGTGCCAACCGGCTGGTGATGTTTGACCCCGACTGGAACCCAGCCAACGATGAGCAGGCAATGGCTCGTGTCTGGCGAGATGGACAGCAGAAGACCTGCTATATTTACAGGCTGCTATCG acGGGAACAATCGAGGAAAAAATCCTGCAGAGACAGGCCCACAAGAAGGCtctgagcagctgtgtggtggaCGAGGAGCAGGATGTGGAGAGACACTTTTCCCTGGGAGAGCTAAAGGagctcttctctctcacagaggaCACCACCAGTGACACTCATGCCAG GTTTCGCTGCCAGCGTTGTGTGAATGGACGACAGGTTCGCCCCCCTCCAGAGGATTCGGACTGCACCAGCGACCTGTCCCAGTGGCACCACTGTTCTGACAAGAGGGGCCTGAGGGACGCCGTGTTACAGGCCTCCTGGGACGCCGCTGTCACCTTTGTCTTCCATCAGCGTTCCCATGAGGGCCAGAGGGGCATGGTGTGA
- the LOC118772937 gene encoding fatty-acid amide hydrolase 1, whose translation MLSREQLPLGMEPSWKALLTATACSISASVLLLKWVSSRRVQKKIQKAKLRRDTSFQRAENAVQQFVEKYPAADAAAILSLPLSELTKKLEEGSLSPETVLYTYMGKAVEVSKKLNCATEFLLESCDQLAEAEDHREGLLYGVPVSIKDNLAYKGHDSTCGVICRLEQPAEMDSVVVQVLKKQGAIPFVKTNVPQALLSYDCSNPIFGQTVNPHNPQKTSGGSSGGEGALIAGGGSILGLGTDIGGSIRIPSSFCGICGFKPTVNRLSMRGSSSSCQGQKSVLPSLGPMARDVNSLALCMKALLCEEMFTLDPRVPPIPFNEQVYLSSKPLRIGYYENDGYHMPSPSMGRALRETRELLEKAGHTLVPFTPPQIVHAMHELALRGILADGGTTLLSNLKEGPIDPSFRDQIIPYFLPNMAKKILSFLLQPLYPRMAGAMQAICGVSSVSELWRQHTDIEEYCYEFMAEWRKRDLDVLLSPIIGPAYNFRYCGKLTSALSYSMLYNLLNLPAGVVPVTMVTEDDEEELKHFQGNFGDIWDRFFKKAVAGGQGLPVAVQCVSLPWQDELCLQFMREVEQLVRDRGNV comes from the exons ATGTTGAGCCGGGAGCAGCTTCCACTCGGAATGGAACCGAGCTGGAAGGCACTGCTGACAGCCACGGCTTGCTCTATAAGTGCATCGGTGCTTCTTCTGAAATGGGTTAGTTCCAGGCGGGTGCAAAAGAAGATACAGAAAGCGAAGTTACGAAGGGATACATCGTTTCAGAGGGCAGAAAATGCTGTCCAGCAGTTCGTAGAAAAG TACCCAGCGGCAGACGCTGCTGCcatcctctccctgcccctgtctgaACTGACCAAAAAGCTGGAAGAGGGTTCACTGAGTCCTGAAACCGTCCTCTACACTTACATGGGAAAG GCAGTGGAGGTGAGCAAGAAGTTGAACTGTGCCACAGAGTTCCTTTTGGAGAGCTGTGACCAGCTTGCTGAGGCAGAGGATCACAGGGAAGGCCTCCTCTATGGTGTCCCTGTCAGTATCAAGGACAACCTTGCATACAAG GGACATGACTCCACTTGCGGAGTGATCTGCAGACTCGAGCAGCCTGCTGAAATGGACAGTGTAGTGGTCCAGGTGCTCAAGAAACAAGGTGCCATCCCCTTTGTCAAGACCAATGTTCCCCAGGCACTGCTCAG CTATGATTGCAGCAACCCCATTTTTGGGCAGACAGTGAACCCCCATAACCCCCAGAAGACGTCAGGGGGCTCTTCAGGCGGTGAAGGGGCACTGATTGCAGGAGGGGGCTCCATCCTGGGCTTGGGCACTGACATTGGGGGCAGCATTCGCATTCCATCGTCTTTTTGTGGGATATGTGGATTCAAGCCCACTGTCAACCGGTTGAG CATGCGTGGTTCCAGTTCTTCCTGCCAGGGACAGAAATCAG TGCTGCCCTCCTTGGGCCCAATGGCAAGAGATGTGAACAGCCTTGCCCTGTGTATGAAGGCACTTCTGTGTGAGGAGATGTTCACCCTGGATCCCAGAGTGCCACCCATCCCATTCAATGAGCAG GTGTACCTAAGCTCCAAACCTCTGAGGATTGGTTACTATGAGAATGATGGTTACCATATGCCATCTCCAAGCATGGGCAGAGCACTGCGGGAGACcagggagctgctggagaaagcAGGCCACACA CTAGTCCCTTTCACTCCTCCTCAAATTGTACATGCCATGCATGAGCTAGCCCTCAGGGGTATCCTGGCAGATGGAGGAACCACGCTGCTCAGCAACTT GAAGGAGGGTCCCATTGACCCCAGCTTCAGAGACCAGATTATCCCCTATTTTCTGCCCAATATGGCCAAGAAGatcctctctttccttcttcaGCCCTTA tatCCACGCATGGCTGGAGCAATGCAGGCTATTTGTGGAGTCAG ttctgtgtCAGAGCTTTGGAGGCAACACACAGATATAGAG GAGTATTGCTATGAGTTCATGGCAGAGTGGAGGAAACGGGACCTGGATGTGTTGCTCTCGCCCATTATTGGCCCAGCATACAACTTCAGATATTGCGGGAAGCTGACCT CTGCACTCAGCTATTCCATGCTCTATAATCTTCTCAACTTACCTGCTGGGGTAGTGCCTGTCACCATGGTTACAgaggatgatgaggaagagCTCAAGCACTTCCAGGGTAACTTTGGAGACATATGGGACAGATTCTTCAAAAAG GCAGTGGCTGGTGGGCAGGGACTCCCAgtagcagtgcagtgtgtctctctgccctgGCAGGATGAGCTGTGTCTGCAATTCATGAGAGAGGTGGAGCAGCTAGTCAGAGACCGTGGGAACGTGTGA
- the lrrc41 gene encoding leucine-rich repeat-containing protein 41, translating into MRNVEVFAEVTTLRRICFEVISEHMAVLETQVWDLPASLIKDILPHLNIFYLERIESAARCKGVSTSFVWAALWKDVVKAWRCRSRTMTSADEWRQKCLERLFHMALFGHIKLDRYYLSNLSRFSVLSLTAKHVQVLALFGSTREICKLASDELRPVLATLEKHVRCIKLQDTSSLFKHGRAVMLYIFHRLLDHGSVRNLILTRSPDPRLLNWILQRTSRHQCTVPPPDHQHFFKVGERKIPCMHATTVSIDGRCPGSEPQTSAAISVGCSCRAVDTDMCRTPFKRPRLDVEGKVGEDGTTARSLPSQSLPWQGMDSECLAPPFDPTCNLEEEVCPEGEIHSLVLEIFKDEISRVVSPLLPSWLCLRSLHFHSEWPVEEADVLGMVEALRLLFENPACSLTDLSIGSVSCVMPVGTLLLHLLTACLTLRSLSLEVSSPLSQTKCQLDPPTQPAVEAAFSLERLSVKFPQEFVNLESFGLVLRNAPSLTSLHLIGLHCEGQNLGQLLHLLSESSPDLKTLSLDDVNLVNCHSEVIHLLNNSKLEDVCFKDCRLLEKCRVKEDFLGPFVTALKRLSSLHSLILSQNRLANSVITLADLFSGNSPSRVKKLDISSNYILPMGLLEFGRLLENNPPPSGLTVDVRFNPLDRDPSVTEQALQKLRPLCCVYTDNWNSRTTMADHISVM; encoded by the exons ATGAGAAATGTGGAGGTTTTTGCTGAAGTAACTACGCTTAGACGGATATGTTTCGAAGTGATCAGCGAACATATGGCTGTTCTTGAAACTCAAGTATGGG ATTTACCAGCGTCACTTATAAAGGACATCTTGCCTCATCTGAACATTTTTTACCTGGAGAGAATTGAGTCTGCAGCCAGGTGCAAAG gTGTATCCACTTCCTTTGTTTGGGCTGCATTATGGAAGGATGTGGTCAAAGCATGGCGTTGTAGATCCAGG ACCATGACCTCTGCAGATGAGTGGAGACAGAAATGCCTTGAGAGACTCTTTCACATGGCATTGTTTGGACATATCAAACTGGACAGATACTACCTTTCCAATCTCAGCCGGTTTTCAGTCCTCTCCCTGACGGCCAAACACGTCCAGGTCCTCGCTCTATTTGGCTCTACCAGAGAGATTTGTAAGCTGGCCTCAGATGAGCTGAGGCCTGTTTTAGCCACCTTGGAGAAACATGTCAGATGCATTAAACTGCAAGACACCAGTTCTCTGTTTAAACATGGTCGTGCTGTCATGCTTTATATCTTCCATCGCCTTCTTGACCATGGATCAGTTAGGAATTTGATCCTGACCCGGAGTCCTGACCCTAGACTTCTCAACTGGATTCTGCAGAGAACCAGTAGGCATCAGTGCACTGTGCCGCCTCCAGACCACCAACACTTTTTCAAGGTTGGAGAAAGGAAAATTCCTTGCATGCATGCAACTACTGTGTCAATCGATGGAAGGTGTCCGGGGTCTGAACCTCAAACCTCAGCTGCCATATCAGTTGGCTGTAGCTGCAGAGCAGTGGATACTGATATGTGCAGGACACCATTTAAACGCCCAAGGTTAGATGTGGAAGGAAAAGTAGGAGAAGATGGGACAACTGCCAGAAGCCTCCCTTCACAGTCCCTTCCATGGCAGGGTATGGACTCAGAATGCCTGGCTCCCCCCTTTGACCCCACCTGTAATCTTGAAGAAGAAGTCTGTCCGGAAGGAGAGATCCATTCGCTGGTGCTTGAAATATTCAAAGATGAAATCTCAAGAGTAGTCTCACCACTTCTTCCCTCCTGGCTGTGTCTACGctctcttcattttcacagtgaat GGCCCGTTGAAGAAGCAGACGTGTTGGGGATGGTAGAGGCCCTCAGGCTGCTGTTTGAGAACCCAGCCTGCTCTCTCACCGACCTGAGCATTGGCTCTGTGTCCTGCGTGATGCCTGTTGGCACATTGCTGTTGCATCTGCTGACTGCATGCCTAACCCTGAGGTCCCTCTCTTTGGAGGTCTCTTCTCCTTTGTCCCAAACGAAGTGTCAGCTGGATCCCCCCACACAGCCTGCTGTAGAAGCTG CTTTTTCTCTTGAGAGGCTCTCCGTGAAATTCCCTCAAGAATTCGTAAACCTGGAGTCCTTCGGACTGGTGTTGAGGAATGCCCCGAGTCTGACATCACTTCACCTGATAGGACTCCATTGTGAGGGACAGAACCTTGGCCAACTACTGCACTTGCTATCAG AGTCAAGTCCAGACCTAAAGACCCTTTCCCTAGATGATGTTAACTTGGTTAATTGTCACAGTGAAGTCATACATCTCCTGAACAACTCAAAACTGGAAG ATGTATGCTTCAAGGACTGTCGACTGCTTGAGAAATGCAGGGTGAAGGAGGACTTTCTTGGGCCATTTGTAACTGCACTAAAGAGGCTGTCATCACTTCACTCTCTCATACTGTCCCAAAACCGACTGG CCAACAGTGTGATCACATTAGCAGACCTATTTTCAGGAAATTCTCCAAGCAGGGTAAAGAAATTGGATATCAG CTCCAACTACATTTTACCCATGGGGCTACTGGAGTTTGGCAGGCTGCTGGAGAACAACCCTCCTCCTTCTGGACTGACTGTGGATGTGAGGTTCAACCCCCTTGACCGCGATCCTTCAGTCACAGAGCAAGCCCTGCAGAAGCTCCGCCCACTCTGCTGTGTCTATACAGACAACTGGAACTCCAGGACTACTATGGCTGACCACATCAGTGTCATGTGA